The Candidatus Zixiibacteriota bacterium genome includes a region encoding these proteins:
- a CDS encoding thrombospondin type 3 repeat-containing protein, producing the protein MKRFTLLLLVALCITAPVFAGDAGQPDTCRYAPITATWDINSLADTVFSVELWGWSDGVATADIVVALSLGFELNTSGGAGFGPHIDSLIVVDTFIHDPSVTAMVKTFRRTVVNTDWYPIGTNTDAWGYNGYIVGALNIGGAIPVFPVATPARIGDLHLSIRDVTRFPETCTIMIDSAFYSPAGEFKYTPYTGGGFKPQFIQTTITVNNNYCIDSDGDGFGDPGYPQNQCPDDNCPSDYNPSQQNSDADAYGDVCDNCPTITNPGQEDADGDGIGNVCDECTDTDGDGFGDPGYPANTCPEDNCPAVYNPSQEDADSDGIGDSCDTCTDIDGDGFGNPGFPYNTCALDNCPDDYNPSQSDADSDGLGDECDECTDTDGDGFGDPGYPANTCPLDNCAFAYNPLQEDLDSDAAGDSCDNCLDISNPNQADGDNDQIGDLCDNCPTVANPGQEDPDADDYGTGCDNCADIYNPDQEDADADGVGDSCDTCTDIDNDGYGDPGYPYNTCALDNCPAVNNPGQEDADGDGIGDVCDECTDTDGDGFGDPGYPANTCPLDNCPSIYNPGQEDDDGDNVGDVCDNCLLVQNTNQQNSDADSLGDACDNCPNVTNADQADGDGDGVGDVCDNCEFTYNPLQEDSDGDNVGDACDVCPFHELDDCCNPIGSNLAPEITSAESDSVVPSFVDPYVYTATAVDPNCDGTDLVFSFEDYPSWMTPNGASISGIVTWMTEDTSFTVIASDGDLDDTLYFTLYVDKSNVPPVILDDFDSLRVTTWAHFGYYPSIFDPDDTVFTITYTEIPDWTQVRNDSVVGIVDWRYSSQPLTVIVEDECCGDTASFLVTIHVCGDADGSGRVDISDIVYILAYIFQGGPAPIPTADMGDVDCTGGAEAVDIDDAIYLLEYIFMGGVWPCYYCPL; encoded by the coding sequence ATGAAGCGCTTCACTCTGTTACTACTGGTCGCTCTATGCATCACTGCGCCTGTGTTCGCAGGGGATGCCGGACAGCCGGACACATGCCGCTATGCTCCGATCACGGCCACATGGGACATCAACAGTCTGGCAGATACGGTATTTTCAGTTGAACTTTGGGGCTGGTCTGATGGCGTAGCTACCGCTGACATCGTGGTAGCATTGTCCCTGGGATTCGAACTCAACACTTCGGGCGGTGCCGGATTTGGTCCGCACATCGATTCACTGATAGTAGTTGATACGTTCATCCACGATCCCAGCGTCACAGCTATGGTCAAGACATTCCGAAGAACGGTCGTTAATACTGACTGGTACCCGATAGGCACCAACACCGATGCATGGGGGTACAACGGCTACATCGTTGGTGCCCTAAACATCGGCGGGGCTATACCTGTGTTTCCAGTAGCCACTCCAGCAAGAATCGGTGATTTGCATCTGAGTATAAGAGACGTCACGAGATTCCCTGAGACGTGTACGATCATGATTGACTCCGCATTCTATTCACCGGCTGGCGAATTCAAGTACACTCCGTATACTGGAGGCGGGTTTAAGCCTCAGTTTATACAGACGACAATTACGGTTAATAACAATTACTGCATTGATTCGGATGGTGATGGTTTCGGTGATCCGGGTTATCCTCAGAATCAATGCCCTGACGACAATTGTCCATCCGACTACAATCCATCACAGCAGAATTCCGATGCTGATGCCTACGGCGACGTGTGTGACAATTGTCCAACCATCACGAACCCCGGTCAGGAGGACGCTGACGGGGATGGTATCGGTAATGTCTGCGACGAATGTACAGATACAGATGGTGACGGATTTGGTGATCCGGGATATCCGGCTAACACCTGTCCCGAAGACAACTGTCCCGCTGTTTACAATCCGTCGCAGGAGGATGCAGATTCTGATGGCATAGGCGATAGTTGCGACACCTGTACCGACATTGATGGTGACGGATTCGGTAATCCGGGATTCCCGTACAATACATGCGCGTTAGACAATTGTCCGGATGATTACAATCCGAGTCAGTCTGACGCCGACAGCGATGGTCTCGGTGACGAATGCGATGAGTGCACGGACACCGATGGCGACGGCTTCGGCGATCCGGGTTATCCTGCGAACACTTGCCCATTGGACAACTGCGCGTTTGCATATAATCCGTTGCAAGAGGACTTAGACTCCGACGCCGCGGGTGACAGTTGCGATAACTGTCTGGATATCAGCAATCCCAATCAGGCGGACGGAGACAACGATCAGATAGGTGATCTGTGTGACAATTGTCCGACTGTTGCGAATCCGGGTCAGGAAGATCCCGATGCCGACGATTACGGAACGGGATGCGATAATTGCGCCGACATCTACAATCCTGATCAGGAAGATGCGGACGCAGATGGCGTAGGCGACAGTTGCGATACCTGCACCGATATTGACAACGATGGATACGGTGATCCGGGCTATCCGTACAACACCTGCGCACTCGATAACTGCCCTGCAGTGAATAATCCGGGTCAGGAGGACGCTGACGGCGACGGCATTGGCGATGTATGCGATGAGTGCACGGATACTGATGGAGATGGATTCGGTGATCCGGGCTATCCCGCGAATACCTGTCCTCTCGACAATTGCCCGAGCATTTACAATCCGGGGCAGGAGGATGACGACGGAGACAATGTCGGTGATGTATGCGACAACTGCCTGTTGGTGCAGAATACCAATCAGCAGAATTCAGATGCAGATAGTCTCGGCGATGCCTGCGATAACTGTCCCAATGTAACCAACGCCGATCAGGCTGACGGGGACGGCGATGGTGTCGGTGATGTTTGTGACAACTGTGAGTTTACATATAATCCTCTGCAGGAAGATTCAGATGGCGACAATGTTGGCGACGCGTGCGATGTATGCCCATTCCACGAACTGGACGACTGCTGCAATCCGATCGGTTCGAACCTTGCGCCGGAGATAACATCGGCTGAATCAGACTCTGTTGTACCTAGTTTTGTCGATCCCTATGTCTACACGGCCACTGCAGTTGATCCCAACTGTGACGGTACTGATTTGGTGTTTTCGTTCGAAGACTATCCGTCATGGATGACGCCGAATGGCGCATCGATTAGCGGAATTGTCACTTGGATGACCGAAGACACGTCGTTCACGGTGATTGCATCCGATGGAGACCTAGATGACACATTGTATTTCACGCTTTACGTCGACAAGTCAAACGTTCCTCCTGTCATACTCGATGATTTTGATTCGCTACGGGTCACAACCTGGGCGCACTTCGGATACTATCCGAGTATCTTCGATCCGGATGATACGGTTTTCACGATTACTTATACTGAGATCCCGGACTGGACTCAGGTCAGGAATGACTCGGTTGTCGGGATCGTGGACTGGAGGTATTCCTCGCAGCCATTGACGGTCATCGTCGAGGATGAGTGCTGCGGAGACACGGCGTCGTTCCTTGTAACGATTCACGTCTGTGGTGACGCTGACGGTTCTGGTCGGGTTGACATCTCGGATATCGTATATATACTCGCGTATATATTCCAGGGAGGTCCTGCCCCGATCCCGACTGCTGACATGGGGGATGTGGACTGTACCGGCGGAGCCGAAGCAGTCGACATTGACGATGCTATCTACCTCTTGGAATACATATTTATGGGAGGAGTCTGGCCCTGCTACTACTGCCCGTTGTAG
- a CDS encoding PAS domain S-box protein, whose protein sequence is MQDLPLRKSSIRFILSINPRLFLLIGASLAALFLTIVVIGIRENRSNVIRMMKDEARALVESVILASSNTLAATDMVDNMVLDNLSDVASLTGRRFQQGDLGPQELAAICQTTGINRMDVLDSVGRVAISSVNDLIGQSYDSTVTDLFPFEEILMGQVRSASFILDDDNPVIPPQIVLAASRMDEPGAVVVFADYSILERFNTRIGIGSLIQRIGSQPGMEYVFLQSEQGVVFSSRSIGQVLRIEADEFLQEIVLKGGYGSRVIEFEGREVLEVVRPFDAEGLPPGVLRIGLSMAGYEQVTGNFEAQLIAIGAILFIASFLVVVFFLANLNYRTLESMYMKMKTVTGNILDAMQSAVVVTDDSGIITLFNPRAEEMFGHRASDVVGRDYRDVFDGDPLMLDKVGALPDLTIRTEKRVSLADGRQLDLLIAASRVIRDGGGVIGSVSVIYDVTESKKLERSSKRSERLSELGNLAAGVAHEIRNPLNAISIASQRLKSEFSPTSDAKEYGQLVGNIKSEIERLNGIIDQFLALAKTHVARRELCDLSALVREIAELMRPVAAAKGIVFELTVEDGLLVEGSADELRKVLINLVKNSIEACIEKDVVRIDASLSSGATVTARVIDTGSGVEMQDREKIFRPYFTTKTNGTGLGLALSHRIVSDHDGTMEYEENPGGGAIFLVTLPAVKEVKK, encoded by the coding sequence GTGCAAGATCTTCCACTCAGAAAGAGCAGCATCAGGTTTATCCTGAGCATCAACCCTCGGCTGTTTTTGTTGATTGGCGCCTCACTGGCTGCGCTGTTCCTGACCATCGTCGTGATCGGAATCCGTGAAAACCGGAGCAATGTGATTCGGATGATGAAGGATGAGGCACGCGCTCTTGTCGAATCGGTAATCCTGGCCAGCAGCAATACTCTTGCAGCTACCGATATGGTCGACAACATGGTCCTGGACAACCTCTCCGATGTCGCCAGTCTTACCGGCCGGAGATTCCAACAGGGAGATCTGGGTCCACAGGAGCTGGCGGCGATTTGCCAGACGACCGGCATCAACCGAATGGATGTGCTCGATTCGGTTGGTAGAGTAGCCATCTCAAGTGTGAACGACTTGATCGGCCAATCTTATGATTCGACAGTGACTGATCTATTCCCCTTCGAGGAAATTCTGATGGGGCAGGTGCGATCCGCGAGTTTCATTCTGGATGACGACAATCCGGTGATTCCACCTCAGATCGTGCTCGCAGCATCAAGGATGGATGAGCCGGGCGCGGTTGTTGTATTCGCAGACTATAGTATCCTCGAGAGGTTCAATACAAGAATCGGTATCGGGTCGCTGATTCAGAGGATTGGATCTCAGCCCGGCATGGAGTATGTCTTTCTGCAGAGTGAGCAGGGAGTCGTGTTCTCCTCGCGCAGCATAGGGCAAGTTTTAAGAATTGAAGCTGACGAATTCTTGCAGGAGATTGTGCTGAAGGGTGGATACGGTTCGCGTGTCATAGAATTCGAAGGCAGGGAAGTGCTCGAAGTCGTCAGGCCGTTTGATGCGGAAGGCCTCCCTCCGGGAGTCTTAAGAATCGGACTGTCAATGGCAGGCTACGAGCAGGTGACAGGCAATTTTGAGGCTCAGTTGATTGCTATCGGTGCGATTCTGTTTATAGCATCCTTTCTGGTAGTCGTTTTCTTCTTAGCGAATCTCAATTACAGGACACTCGAATCGATGTACATGAAGATGAAGACGGTTACCGGCAATATACTCGATGCGATGCAGAGCGCGGTTGTAGTGACTGACGATTCGGGGATCATTACACTTTTCAATCCGCGCGCTGAAGAGATGTTCGGCCACCGCGCTTCGGATGTTGTGGGCAGGGACTATCGAGATGTGTTCGACGGCGATCCGTTGATGCTCGACAAAGTGGGCGCGCTTCCCGACTTGACAATCCGAACCGAGAAGAGGGTATCGCTTGCAGATGGGAGACAACTCGATCTCCTGATTGCAGCGTCGAGAGTCATTCGTGACGGTGGCGGGGTTATCGGATCGGTGAGCGTGATCTATGACGTGACCGAGAGCAAGAAGCTGGAGAGATCATCTAAACGGTCTGAGAGGCTTTCAGAGTTGGGCAATCTGGCTGCAGGTGTCGCGCACGAAATCAGGAATCCACTCAATGCAATATCGATTGCATCGCAGAGGCTCAAATCCGAATTCAGTCCGACTTCGGACGCTAAGGAATATGGGCAGCTTGTCGGCAATATCAAATCGGAAATCGAGCGGCTCAACGGAATCATCGATCAGTTCCTCGCTCTTGCCAAAACGCATGTCGCAAGACGAGAGCTTTGTGATCTCTCTGCGCTTGTAAGGGAGATAGCAGAGTTAATGCGACCCGTTGCAGCGGCGAAGGGGATCGTGTTTGAGCTGACTGTCGAAGATGGGCTGCTGGTTGAAGGAAGCGCTGATGAGCTCAGGAAAGTCCTGATAAATCTTGTAAAGAATAGTATCGAGGCATGCATCGAGAAGGATGTCGTGCGAATTGATGCCAGTCTTTCATCGGGTGCTACCGTGACTGCACGAGTGATTGATACCGGTTCGGGAGTCGAGATGCAGGACCGCGAGAAGATCTTTCGGCCATATTTCACAACGAAGACCAATGGCACCGGGCTGGGTCTTGCTCTGTCTCACCGAATCGTAAGTGATCATGATGGTACGATGGAATATGAAGAGAATCCGGGAGGGGGGGCTATATTCCTTGTCACACTTCCGGCGGTTAAGGAGGTCAAGAAGTGA